One genomic region from Danio aesculapii chromosome 24, fDanAes4.1, whole genome shotgun sequence encodes:
- the LOC130218199 gene encoding basic helix-loop-helix domain-containing protein USF3: MPEIVQNQTKNLKPPRRKKNKEIHNAVERHRKEKINAGINRIGELLPCSQALKQSKNMILGEAFRYITELKRQNDEMLLNGGEKVQAEEINRLRNQVDELRKESAHYIELLKANDISFMDDPTIHWKGKQRCAKVAKVTPTHMISKGIIVYSNGNNSCPTSKVLIPPNPVSNLDKQPLNAVTVQPSCDISLGAGQTFGITNGAPVNNVVVTTASSHIPVATLIPAVSKPCLTVVEQYSPLAPTTPKLNPPMNYITLQGLCPQPAVSTPLLPQLQPDNPTPSLTSATCPAVPLRLQHMLSLSSLPQVVMSNSVVPVAATSTTLSQNCEIQSVSTILPATATLLGTSATSSTQTTWTTLQLAGNTVQPVSQALVPDGANISHNPQQLSVCSLGTKHHEEPVSIHLQQQNPMQLHASAPNCISVQPSGPKPQLYSAVMPCPQAAVAQQSSILSVPAIVSQALVVHQPSVETQTAHLTHPQSCVRAQPALLPKPQLGSTLTTCNPTIQPKTPGQPAVPCQPHSQPTVVPQAPSAIVPQLHLSVVPQAQPVINPPTQPALVPQPQAATLPMLQTMQLLQVNSEETPVAVTSSPPSNSHVVILQQGSSCPTPQVIREDVTNQTPCQHIVIIQAPTLTPAPHHSHHTAIVSNATPTLSSHASTSNPICTASMQAAGTKQLVHILPRPSTQLQAQAPHTITVNGQVYVLQPAKSPEKGNSLSSQSVGPVLKPTCEEPTSNVTMNCLGALTSLSQSISKVSSQSNVQIYTITPPSYTTVQPLSTCGSEVSPSTETVLSASVPASSSSAAAGSAVKTQPKKSCGTSGNQTKQNAVRKTKLVKRKELKPGRGLRRTAVKSKALVANDLCTELSTVVTSANSLNKNMVSHDANLLSSSTSNSVISTCGSCIVTSVSSSSEQSAVSSVTSSSNVSIVKPSLAVGEGLKTKAKSTDAVHLHDNVNVSSVNSICSTQSDVVVSIIGDSLSKGISNTGNGPQLNCSAVSSSVYTQSSSVDTVVTLSVASSEIHVNSSCSVTNCSETTSQNKVTNINSVCASSERRLTESRPSFKESSTSVTNVNSAQDNSKIKTVSSDLCKPPVSSNISSPSQSTSISANSVDNRPVVSIMPSQAISQTQEKYSKRDKLTDTPQIQASFDATSTPGSDTSLSTQPVPLSETSRTSDPFKSLKRPSSMNMPMPTTNQGNCTDIKVPESNMNTQPCKGGQSDDATEKIVTEMAAYGQKETVPPQQVCTLENDSFEPPLGTSRQTDSPLAGGSGGRGFSVASLLPAGHNISASSSTFGAFTFTSEQAEILAMAARAIFEQDSPSKRAAGCSVDIPGTAATGWDLPKIQPTLNKDNVTDQQVKLTDQADLPMSKNSSQVSTQVPPIEPLASSTTGIRLPQSIAYSQSQPSTVTSLNVNNLIRPSSNQLYPGSPNLAQQVSTSSSGGAAIMVSQSSSHIPPICSGPSQPNEYAPLKNVLMRTNVGVGMVERHQKDIPKRSAQDDLILPNKRSKSCTAGNVARVDIKTNDHVQMMVGQMPSSTSAVMPRNHSDGVGALFSGNTFMSTVLRPTERHCLTQVPSHEQNQPSVVHLQQGHAQHNSQQSGQNLGGNPYLKHQQQQEQRHLYQLQHHLTQPESQIHSIHQRNLLQDQHGQKKRGVVRSGQTGPNVALQKQHHLEKSGVQQQHQQQQQQHQQQQQSQQHQQQQQHHQQQQQSQQQQQQKAQQIQQQQQSHQQQQQQQMPPQSSHSRHQHIQQQIQQQHFGARQDKNCEAQQAGQRVHQNTHLVQQERPPGQDHGTMQRLMGSRSMEQQLTSQASNSVSRSSDLTCTSSRQERHRLSSYSAEALIGKTPVTGEQRMGVHLQAPRNNTQDQSELRGYVDSSRGKGNIAHNSQSRLPPDHTNTTDIQRIPDCGPFKALVSGHQLSNFEVQVSRSGDMSSKSVPQIQRGPQPQAGFRMGAGPTGDGRSRGTYSVPQGVHLGPGLTREQEGCHQSFMQSLLAPHIPEQNVHQRAVQGCTPVSVEYSCVPGASAGDLQAKSSSPNLHAAQKSAPIRLGDNSKGHISQVSTNLHGPPLRTGPPHPSTPHSSSDTGRTQGSTRSLSVSQRPHHIGPDPQSTKIRPGDRPRSGNLRPGNPFEPESTLPLPSSGGVILGRTQTGSETRRSSIVRFMADGAQVSSDNNLGSDRCAVSDLTQNFGFPFIAEGGMNPPPPINANASFIPPVTQPSASRTPALLPVEPQNTLPSFYPSYSPAAHPSLPSEIPLQYFSNQMFTSPSTDKSGSAPLNNRFGSILSPPRPVGFAQASFPLLTDITPMPIANSSGITPHLSNFNLTSLFPEIATAMPPDGSSMPMSPLLSLANTTSSDSNKQSNRPAHNISHILGHDGTSAV; the protein is encoded by the exons GCGGAAGAAAAACAAGGAGATTCATAATGCAG TGGAAAGACATCGTAAAGAGAAAATCAATGCTGGTATAAATCGGATTGGAGAGCTTTTGCCTTGCTCTCAGGCCTTGAAACAG AGTAAAAATATGATTCTGGGAGAGGCTTTTCGTTACATCACTGAGCTAAAGAGACAAAATGATGAAATGCTGCTTAATGGAGGAGAAAAAGTCCAAG CGGAGGAGATAAATCGCTTGCGGAACCAGGTGGATGAGCTGCGCAAGGAAAGCGCTCATTACATTGAGCTCCTCAAAGCTAATGACATAAGTTTTATGGATGATCCCACTATACACTGGAAAGGGAAGCAGCGATGTGCAAAAGTAGCCAAAGTCACTCCGACTCACATGATATCAAAGGGAATTATCGTCTACTCCAATGGCAACAACAGCTGTCCCACAAGCAAAGTCTTGATTCCACCCAATCCAGTTTCCAATCTCGATAAACAGCCATTAAATGCTGTCACAGTACAACCTTCATGCGATATTTCATTGGGCGCTGGCCAGACTTTTGGTATTACGAATGGAGCACCAGTAAACAATGTTGTAGTCACCACTGCATCTTCTCACATACCTGTTGCAACACTTATTCCTGCTGTCTCTAAGCCATGTCTTACAGTTGTGGAACAATATTCTCCTCTGGCACCTACTACTCCAAAGTTAAACCCTCCTATGAATTATATTACTCTTCAAGGTTTATGTCCCCAACCTGCTGTCAGCACCCCACTCCTTCCACAACTTCAACCAGATAACCCAACCCCTAGTCTCACTTCGGCTACCTGTCCAGCTGTGCCCCTTAGACTTCAGCATATGCTTAGCCTATCTTCACTGCCTCAAGTTGTGATGAGTAACTCTGTGGTTCCTGTTGCTGCAACTAGCACCACACTCTCACAAAACTGTGAAATTCAATCTGTGAGCACTATATTACCAGCAACCGCCACCCTTCTTGGAACCAGTGCAACTAGTAGCACTCAGACTACATGGACAACACTACAACTTGCTGGAAATACAGTGCAACCTGTTTCTCAAGCACTGGTCCCAGATGGTGCCAACATTTCACATAACCCTCAGCAATTGTCTGTATGTTCGCTGGGGACAAAACACCATGAGGAGCCTGTATCTATCCATTTGCAGCAACAGAATCCCATGCAACTGCACGCTTCTGCACCAAATTGCATTTCTGTTCAGCCATCTGGGCCAAAACCTCAGCTATATTCGGCTGTTATGCCATGCCCTCAGGCAGCAGTAGCACAACAGTCTTCAATTTTATCTGTGCCAGCCATTGTATCACAAGCTTTAGTAGTCCATCAGCCTTCTGTTGAAACGCAGACAGCACATTTGACCCACCCACAATCATGTGTTCGGGCACAACCTGCATTATTACCAAAACCTCAGCTCGGTTCCACTCTGACCACCTGCAACCCCACCATTCAACCTAAAACTCCAGGTCAACCTGCTGTGCCATGTCAGCCTCATTCCCAACCTACAGTGGTGCCCCAAGCTCCATCTGCCATTGTGCCTCAGCTGCATCTCAGCGTGGTGCCTCAAGCTCAGCCAGTCATAAATCCACCAACTCAGCCTGCCCTTGTGCCTCAACCACAAGCTGCCACACTGCCAATGTTACAGACAATGCAGTTATTGCAGGTGAATTCTGAAGAAACACCAGTGGCTGTGACTTCATCTCCTCCAAGTAACTCGCATGTTGTTATTCTGCAACAGGGAAGCTCATGTCCAACACCACAAGTTATCAGAGAGGATGTCACTAATCAAACACCCTGCCAGCATATTGTCATAATTCAGGCACCTACTTTGACACCTGCACCACACCACAGTCATCACACTGCCATTGTGTCAAATGCAACCCCAACTTTATCAAGTCATGCATCTACTTCAAACCCCATCTGTACTGCTAGCATGCAGGCAGCTGGAACAAAGCAGTTGGTACATATTCTTCCACGCCCTTCAACCCAATTGCAAGCACAAGCACCTCATACTATCACTGTGAATGGACAAGTATATGTTCTGCAGCCAGCAAAATCACCAGAAAAAGGAAACTCTCTGTCTAGTCAAAGTGTAGGTCCAGTCCTTAAGCCCACCTGTGAGGAACCGACCTCCAATGTTACCATGAATTGTTTAGGTGCCCTAACCAGTCTTAGTCAGAGCATTTCAAAGGTATCAAGTCAAAGCAATGTGCAAATATATACCATTACTCCACCTTCGTACACTACTGTTCAACCTCTTTCAACATGTGGTTCAGAAGTCAGCCCTTCTACTGAAACGGTTCTTTCTGCATCTGTtcctgcatcatcatcatcagctgctGCTGGTAGTGCAGTTAAAACTCAGCCCAAAAAAAGTTGTGGAACATCTGGaaatcaaactaaacaaaacgcaGTGAGGAAAACTAAATTGGTTAAGCGAAAGGAACTTAAACCTGGGCGAGGTTTGCGTAGAACTGCTGTCAAAAGTAAAGCACTTGTTGCAAATGATTTATGTACTGAGTTATCCACTGTAGTCACCAGTGcaaattctttaaataaaaatatggttAGTCATGATGCTAACTTGCTTAGTTCATCTACCTCCAACAGTGTTATTTCCACATGCGGTAGTTGTATTGTCACTAGCGTCAGTTCCTCAAGTGAACAATCAGCAGTAAGTTCTGTCACCTCTTCATCGAATGTATCCATTGTCAAGCCCTCATTGGCTGTTGGAGAAGGTTTAAAGACAAAAGCAAAATCCACAGATGCTGTCCACTTGCATGACAATGTAAACGTTAGCAGTGTCAATTCAATATGTTCCACTCAGAGTGATGTGGTTGTTTCTATAATTGGTGATAGCTTGAGTAAAGGAATCTCAAATACAGGTAATGGTCCCCAGCTTAATTGTTCAGCAGTTAGTTCTTCTGTCTATACCCAGAGTAGCTCTGTGGATACTGTTGTAACTTTATCAGTTGCTTCATCAGAAATTCATGTTAACTCTTCATGCAGTGTGACAAATTGTAGTGAAACTACCAGTCAGAATAAGGTTACAAACATTAATAGTGTTTGCGCCAGTAGTGAAAGAAGGTTAACAGAATCAAGACCTAGTTTTAAAGAGAGTTCCACTTCAGTGACCAATGTAAACTCTGCTCAAGACAattcaaaaattaaaactgtcagttcTGATCTTTGCAAACCCCCAGTATCAAGTAATATTTCCTCACCAAGTCAATCGACAAGTATCAGTGCTAATTCAGTGGATAACAGGCCAGTGGTTTCCATCATGCCAAGTCAGGCAATTTCACAAACACAAGAGAAGTATAGCAAAAGAGACAAGTTAACTGACACTCCTCAGATTCAGGCATCATTTGATGCAACGTCAACTCCTGGTTCAGACACCTCTTTGTCAACTCAACCTGTTCCTCTTTCAGAAACGTCAAGGACTTCAGACCCTTTCAAGTCCCTAAAACGACCATCCTCAATGAATATGCCCATGCCAACCACTAACCAAGGGAACTGCACAGACATCAAGGTGCCTGAATCGAATATGAACACACAACCCTGCAAGGGTGGACAATCTGATGATGCCACAGAAAAGATTGTGACAGAAATGGCTGCTTATGGTCAAAAAGAAACAGTTCCTCCACAACAAGTATGTACTTTGGAAAATGATTCCTTTGAGCCTCCACTGGGAACTAGTAGACAGACAGACTCTCCTTTGGCAGGAGGTTCAGGTGGCAGAGGGTTTTCTGTTGCATCATTGCTTCCAGCAGGCCACAATATCAGCGCTTCTTCAAGTACATTTGGTGCTTTCACCTTCACATCGGAGCAGGCTGAAATTTTAGCAATGGCTGCAAGAGCCATATTTGAACAGGACAGCCCAAGTAAGAGGGCTGCTGGATGCAGTGTTGACATCCCAGGTACTGCTGCCACAGGATGGGACCTTCCAAAAATTCAACCAACTTTGAACAAGGATAATGTGACTGACCAGCAGGTTAAACTGACAGATCAGGCAGATTTACCCATGTCAAAAAATTCATCTCAGGTCTCTACTCAAGTTCCTCCAATTGAGCCGTTAGCCAGCAGCACTACTGGCATCAGACTTCCACAGAGCATTGCTTACTCACAGTCTCAGCCTAGTACTGTCACAAGCCTTAATGTTAATAACCTCATCAGACCAAGCTCCAACCAACTTTACCCAGGGTCACCCAACCTTGCACAGCAGGTGTCTACTTCATCATCAGGGGGTGCAGCCATTATGGTGTCTCAGTCTTCCTCACATATTCCCCCTATATGTTCTGGCCCTTCTCAACCTAATGAATATGCACCTTTAAAGAATGTATTGATGCGAACAAATGTTGGTGTTGGAATGGTTGAACGTCATCAGAAGGATATCCCAAAAAGGTCTGCCCAGGATGACCTTATTCTTCCAAATAAGCGTTCAAAATCATGCACAGCAGGGAATGTTGCAAGAGTTGACATAAAGACTAATGATCATGTGCAAATGATGGTTGGACAGATGCCCTCAAGTACTTCTGCAGTTATGCCAAGGAATCACTCTGATGGGGTTGGGGCTCTGTTTTCTGGTAATACTTTTATGAGTACTGTGCTCCGCCCCACTGAAAGACACTGCTTGACCCAGGTCCCATCACATGAACAAAATCAGCCGAGCGTGGTGCACCTGCAGCAAGGGCATGCACAACATAATTCTCAACAGTCTGGGCAAAACTTGGGTGGAAACCCCTACCTCAAACATCAACAACAGCAAGAACAAAGACACCTCTACCAGCTTCAGCATCACCTGACACAACCAGAATCTCAGATCCACAGTATTCATCAGAGGAACCTGCTGCAAGACCAGCATGGGCAGAAGAAAAGAGGAGTAGTGCGTAGTGGGCAGACTGGGCCAAATGTTGCTTTGCAGAagcaacatcatttggaaaaaagtgGAGTGCAGCAGCAACATcagcaacaacagcagcagcatcaacaacaacaacaatcccagcaacatcaacagcagcagcagcaccatcaacaacagcagcaatcacagcagcaacagcagcaaaAAGCACAACAGATTCAACAGCAGCAACAGTCacaccaacaacaacagcagcagcaaatgCCACCACAGAGTTCACATTCTCGTCATCAGCACATTCAGCAGCAGATTCAGCAACAGCACTTTGGAGCTAGACAGGACAAAAACTGTGAGGCCCAACAGGCAGGTCAGAGGGTACATCAAAACACTCACTTGGTTCAGCAGGAGCGTCCACCTGGACAAGATCATGGGACTATGCAAAGACTAATGGGGTCTCGCTCAATGGAGCAGCAGTTGACCTCTCAGGCTAGCAATTCTGTTTCTCGTTCATCAGATCTTACTTGCACTTCATCACGTCAAGAGCGTCACCGTCTCTCTAGTTACTCAGCTGAGGCTCTAATAGGGAAGACTCCAGTGACTGGTGAACAACGTATGGGTGTACACCTGCAGGCACCTCGAAACAATACACAGGACCAGTCGGAATTACGAGGCTATGTAGACTCATCACGTGGTAAAGGTAACATCGCTCACAATTCTCAAAGTAGGCTACCACCTGACCATACTAATACGACAGACATTCAAAGAATACCTGACTGTGGACCTTTCAAAGCTTTGGTCAGTGGCCATCAGCTAAGTAACTTCGAAGTGCAAGTGTCTCGAAGTGGTGACATGTCCAGCAAGTCTGTACCTCAAATCCAGAGGGGTCCTCAGCCACAAGCAGGTTTCAGAATGGGTGCAGGGCCTACTGGGGATGGGCGTTCACGTGGGACATATTCAGTTCCTCAAGGAGTGCACCTTGGACCAGGATTGACAAGAGAACAGGAAGGATGTCACCAAAGCTTTATGCAAAGCCTTCTGGCACCTCACATTCCTGAACAAAATGTGCACCAAAGGGCAGTTCAGGGCTGTACTCCAGTGAGTGTTGAATACAGTTGTGTTCCCGGGGCCTCTGCTGGAGATCTTCAGGCTAAATCTTCTAGTCCTAATTTGCACGCTGCACAGAAATCTGCTCCTATACGCCTAGGGGACAACAGCAAAGGCCATATTTCTCAGGTCAGCACAAATTTACATGGTCCACCTCTGAGGACAGGTCCACCCCATCCCTCAACACCACACAGCAGTTCAGACACAGGACGCACTCAAGGCTCAACCCGGTCACTCTCTGTTAGTCAACGGCCTCATCATATTGGACCAGATCCACAAAGCACAAAGATTCGTCCAGGAGATCGACCAAGGTCAGGCAACTTGAGACCTGGCAATCCTTTTGAACCCGAAAGTACCTTGCCTCTTCCATCAAGTGGAGGAGTAATCCTTGGTCGTACACAGACAGGGAGTGAAACGAGAAGGAGTAGCATTGTGCGTTTTATGGCAGATGGTGCACAAGTTAGCAGTGACAACAATTTGGGGTCTGATCGTTGTGCAGTGTCCGATCTCACCCAGAACTTTGGTTTTCCTTTTATTGCTGAAGGAGGAATGAATCCACCACCTCCCATTAATGCCAACGCATCTTTCATCCCACCGGTCACCCAGCCCAGTGCCTCTCGTACCCCAGCCCTCCTTCCTGTGGAACCTCAAAACACGTTGCCTTCATTTTATCCCTCATATTCCCCTGCAGCTCATCCTAGCCTTCCAAGTGAGATTCCATTACAGTATTTTTCAAACCAGATGTTTACAAGTCCAAGCACTGACAAGAGCGGCAGTGCACCACTGAACAATCGCTTCGGTTCAATTCTCTCTCCCCCTCGACCTGTGGGTTTTGCACAGGCCAGCTTCCCACTTCTCACAGATATAACACCAATGCCGATTGCAAACTCTTCAGGCATCACACCTCATTTATCCAACTTCAACCTGACCTCTTTGTTCCCTGAAATTGCCACAGCAATGCCTCCAGATGGCTCCTCGATGCCGATGTCACCTTTATTGTCTCTTGCCAACACTACTTCTTCAGACTCAAATAAACAATCCAATCGGCCAGCCCACAACATCAGTCATATCCTGGGACATGATGGCACCTCTGCTGTTTAA